One window from the genome of Podospora pseudocomata strain CBS 415.72m chromosome 6, whole genome shotgun sequence encodes:
- a CDS encoding Type I Iterative PKS (SMCOG1093:Beta-ketoacyl synthase; EggNog:ENOG503NWH8; COG:I; antiSMASH:Cluster_2) → MADLRFEDQPVSQEGRNGRTNGTGIVNGDHHPTSERTTNGDSVNGHPNGNGLSNGSGLPNGSKTQTQPPVEPIAICGMGMRLPGGITDAAGFWDMLYNGRSGRCEVPEDRYNAEGWYGPGKIGHTASKFGYFLDNVNLANMDSSFWSMTKKEIEAMDPQQRLTLEVVYECLQNAGQKPDQLRGKKVGVYLGTFEGDWLELDGRDPQHYHMYRLTGYGDYMSANRIHYEFGFMGPSVTIRTACSSSLTALHDACHAIFSGECESAIVACANVICSPRTTITMQEQGVMSPSALCKTFDADADGYARGEAVSAIYVKKLSDAIRDGDPIRSVVRSTAVNAGGKSSTLTAPNTAAHEALIRRGHQLAGISDFSKTAMIECHGTGTAVGDPIETLAVANIFGDYGIYIGSVKTNLGHSEGASGLSSLIKMTLALENETIPPNLNFTTPNPKIPFKECKLTVPTEPRPWPKDRDHVVGVNSFGIGGSNAHVLLSSASSFGAANATAHKGDVEAFDADPGLRLLLFSAKHPKALQSMVAQHQAYHLSHPSQLGDMSFSLALKRDALSYRAFCVTDGLDDWTPVVSPRPASREPSRLVFVFSGQGAQWAQMGMALIKNVPQFRQSLRDMDRFLQTLPDGPQWNEIQAPKSRSRISSAELSQPCCTAIQMALVDLLTSYNVTPGAVVGHSSGEIAAAYASGAITANEGIAIAYYRGKVMLSVDSTKKPGGMAAVGLGRKEVEPYLSSGVLIGCENSPESTTLTGDKDALEGVMQNIKEANPDILVRALQVDRAYHSHHMRQVAPLYEELLSNMINANDPKIPFYSTVSCKTVKSGRELGPEYWVNNLVSPVRFSTAVSEILREPGRKTFVEIGPHSALAGPLRQILKSAKSTDEYMNILTRGNNSHSDLLHAVGYLWSANQPLHLAPVVGEGKFLVNLPLYPWHYEEPMWYESRLAREWRHRKFPHHDVLGSRILESTDSSPAWRNLLRLESVPWIKEHEVAGDIVFPGVGYVTMAGEAVRQLTGATDFTVRRVHIKAAMILVQETATETITQLQRVPLTNSADSVWYNFTISSYQNGSWLKHAFGQVSAGSEFPHEAPDLAPLPRVVSRKAWYRKLRSLGLEYGPRFLGLRDITANPVEPTLLTHMTNDIRDGESLYAIHPVTLDLVPQAIAPALTNGLTRRFDRVAIPTYIDEMYIGPPATPDMAMEVRITEERKNARIADAVAVSDGKVVISVKGMQVSVISDAEGDGGQDPHAAVELEWKEDVNLMDTTTLIRPAKDRHDVHQLLDRFSALCMLDAAERLRVVEPSRPHLAHFRQWLDGLCVDILGGRYGCLSSQQSDVDMSPARRKETVDTLYAQLLDTEAHAAATAVYRIASNCDSIFSGTTDELALLLEDNVLHQLYDFMQNSEYSAFLDLVAHRKPNLRVLEIGAGTGGTTATVLPALRSAYGERMYLSYTYTDVSPGFFPAAKERFKEYEALQYAVLDISKDPLEQGFDPESFDLIIACNVMHATPNIHGTLSNVRKLIHPRGRLFLQELSPETKWINFVMGVLPGWWLGCADSRFPEPYMDSARWDTELRAAGFAGAEAVAYDGYLNNNIITTPAAPQPPPPKRVTLLHSGETATTTIAVIASLRAQLQLSGYQIDLHTLDTPSLPENQDILVALDLAEPFFHNLTPRRLASFQELVRQARDRGCGVLWLTGASQVGCVDPRFAPVVGVARVLRTETGLDFATLELDCLGQVDVEFGAVPAVLAEFQRRGPEEEDVRSEAEWACVGGRVLIGRYHFVDVAKGITTAGDGEGGPAEKTVLKLEQHRPGLVNTLFWERRAETALGENDVRVEVQAVGLNFKDVLVSLGIVAEPYSIGRGMGYECSGTVTAVGSSVTEHRVGDRVIASSSGSFTTSLQVSETLCVKMPDTLTFEEGASMLAVYCTAIYCLLDVGRLARGMSVLIHSATGGVGIAAIEVAKMIGAEIYCTVGNESKAEYIVDRFHIPRHHIFNSRDASFLPALLQETGGRGVDVVLNSLAGELLHASWKCVAKFGTFVEIGRRDLVGQGLLAMDVFEANRAFVGFDLLRFSTERPLMIKSLMERALAFYTQGHLRPISPLTTLPATGISDAIRFMQKAQHMGKIVVTMPENRNELVSEATRNPIVLRNDGAYLLVGGLGGLGRAITTWLAEKGARHFVFLSRSAASVSDHDPFVLELEALGCTTVRVSGDVSNYEDVLLAIKAAGRPIAGVLQASMVLRDNSLVDMSWDDWVTASRPKIQGTWNLHNALAREQAEPLDLFFLFSSAGAMSGQWGQANYNAGNTFLDAFVQYRHSLGLPASVLNIGVIGDVGYVSENTDVLDSLRATSQYIMEEPALLDCVELMLKRSSARATTPAAPGGDDAMYRYAQPSQMGIGMRSLLPITAPANRTVWRKDPRMLVYRNLEDTGGAGSGGGASSSDEELTRLLREISYNMTLLRSADTAALIAREIKNTLLGFMMRSEDELDLDGPLASVGIDSLISIELRNWIRRRLGAEVTVLEIVRAPSLRELGVTVQKKLVEKYEARVG, encoded by the exons ATGGCCGACCTGAGGTTTGAAGATCAACCCGTGTCTCAGGAAGGACGGAATGGCCGAACCAATGGCACTGGCATTGTGAATGGGGACCACCATCCGACGTCTGAAAGGACCACAAACGGAGACTCGGTGAACGGCCATCCCAATGGCAACGGTCTCTCGAATGGGAGTGGTCTCCCCAATGGCAgcaaaacccaaacccaaccgccGGTCGAGCCTATCGCCATCTGTGGCATGGGCATGCGACTCCCAGGCGGCATCACCGATGCTGCAGGCTTCTGGGACATGCTCTACAACGGACGCAGCGGGCGGTGTGAGGTTCCAGAGGACCGATACAACGCCGAGGGCTGGTACGGCCCAGGCAAGATTGGGCACACAGCCAGCAAGTTCGGCTATTTCCTCGACAACGTCAACCTGGCCAACATGGACTCCTCGTTCTGGTCCATGACCAAGAAAGAAATCGAGGCCATGGACCCGCAGCAGCGACTGACGCTCGAAGTCGTCTACGAGTGCCTACAGAACGCTGGTCAGAAACCCGACCAGCTCCGAGGGAAGAAGGTCGGCGTGTACCTCGGCACTTTTGAAGGCGACTGGCTGGAACTCGACGGCCGCGATCCTCAGCACTACCACATGTACCGCTTGACGGGGTACGGCGACTACATGTCGGCGAATCGTATCCACTACGAGTTCGGCTTCATGGGCCCAAG TGTCACCATCAGGACAGCCTGCTCATCGTCGCTGACGGCACTCCATGACGCCTGCCACGCCATTTTCTCCGGAGAGTGCGAGTCGGCCATCGTGGCATGCGCCAACGTCATCTGCTCGCCGCGGACGACCATCACCATGCAAGAGCAGGGCGTCATGTCTCCGAGTGCTCTCTGCAAGACATTTGATGCAGACGCCGACGGCTACGCCCGCGGCGAGGCCGTCTCGGCCATCTACGTCAAGAAGCTCAGCGACGCCATTCGAGATGGCGATCCGATTCGGTCCGTGGTTCGGTCGACTGCTGTCAATGCCGGCGGCAAATCCTCGACGCTCACGGCTCCGAACACGGCTGCTCATGAGGCTCTCATCCGGCGCGGCCACCAGCTGGCGGGCATTTCCGACTTTTCTAAGACAGCTATGATTGAGTGTCACGGAACCGGAACTGCT GTCGGGGACCCCATTGAGACACTCGCGGTGGCCAACATCTTTGGAGATTACGGAATATACATTGGATCG GTGAAAACAAACCTGGGGCATAGCGAGGGAGCCTCGGGTCTTTCAAGTCTGATCAAGATGACGTTGGCTCTGGAGAATGAGACGATCCCGCCCAATCTCAACTTCACCACGCCAAATCCCAAAA TTCCGTTCAAGGAGTGCAAGCTCACAGTCCCGACTGAGCCCCGGCCCTGGCCCAAGGACCGAGACCATGTTGTTGGAGTCAACAGTTTCGGAATAGGGGGCTCTAACGCTCAT GTCCTACTCTCGTCCGCTTCCTCGTTCGGAGCTGCAAATGCGACGGCACACAAAGGCGATGTCGAGGCCTTTGATGCCGACCCCGGCTTGCGCCTGcttctcttctccgccaAACACCCCAAAGCGCTCCAGTCGATGGTGGCACAGCATCAAGCCTACCACCTCTCTCACCCGTCACAGCTGGGCGACATGAGCTTCTCGCTGGCCCTAAAGCGCGACGCCCTGAGCTACCGGGCATTCTGCGTAACAGATGGACTGGACGACTGGACGCCAGTTGTCTCGCCCCGCCCGGCTTCTCGCGAGCCGTCAAggctcgtcttcgtctttAGCGGGCAGGGGGCACAGTGGGCGCAGATGGGCATGGCGCTGATCAAGAATGTCCCCCAATTCAGACAGAGCCTCCGAGACATGGACAGGTTCTTGCAAACACTTCCCGACGGCCCGCAGTGGA ACGAGATTCAGGCTCCCAAGAGCCGCAGCCGCATTTCCTCAGCTGAACTGTCACAGCCCTGCTGCACCGCTATCCAGATGGCGCTCGTGGACCTTTTGACGAGTTACAATGTCACGCCAGGCGCTGTGGTCGGCCACTCGAGCGGTGAGATTGCCGCTGCGTATGCCAGCGGCGCCATAACGGCGAACGAAGGTATCGCAATTGCGTACTACCGAGGCAAGGTCATGCTCTCGGTAGATTCGACAAAAAAGCCAGGCGGCATGGCTGCCGTGGGCCTCGGGCGCAAGGAGGTCGAGCCGTATCTCAGCAGCGGCGTCCTGATCGGCTGCGAGAACAGCCCTGAGAGCACAACCCTCACTGGAGATAAAGACGCGCTGGAAGGGGTCATGCAGAATATCAAAGAGGCGAACCCGGACATCTTGGTTCGGGCATTGCAGGTTGACCGGGCATATCATTCTC ATCACATGCGACAAGTGGCACCGCTCTATGAAGAGCTCCTCAGCAACATGATCAACGCAAACGACCCCAAAATACCGTTTTACTCCACTGTCTCCTGTAAAACAGTAAAGAGCGGCAGGGAGCTGGGGCCAGAGTATTGGGTCAACAACTTGGTCTCGCCCGTTCGTTTCTCCACCGCCGTCAGCGAGATCCTGCGGGAGCCGGGGCGCAAGACGTTTGTCGAGATCGGGCCGCACTCGGCGCTGGCCGGTCCACTGCGCCAGATACTCAAATCCGCCAAGTCCACCGACGAGTACATGAACATCCTGACACGCGGGAATAACTCCCACTCTGACCTGCTCCATGCAGTGGGCTACCTGTGGTCCGCCAACCAGCCCCTACATCTCGCCCCGGTTGTCGGTGAAGGTAAATTCCTCGTGAACTTGCCGCTGTACCCCTGGCACTACGAAGAGCCCATGTGGTACGAGAGCCGCCTGGCACGAGAGTGGCGCCACCGGAAGTTCCCGCACCATGATGTGCTGGGCTCCCGGATTCTGGAAAGCACCGATTCCAGCCCGGCCTGGCGGAACCTGCTGCGGCTTGAGTCGGTGCCCTGGATCAAGGAGCATGAAGTCGCTGGCGACATCGTCTTCCCCGGCGTGGGCTACGTCACCATGGCGGGCGAGGCTGTGCGGCAGCTCACGGGCGCCACCGACTTTACGGTTCGGCGTGTGCACATCAAGGCGGCCATGATCCTGGTCCAAGAAACCGCGACGGAAACCATCACACAGCTCCAGCGCGTGCCGCTGACCAACTCGGCCGACTCGGTCTGGTACAACTTTACCATCTCCAGCTACCAGAACGGCAGCTGGCTGAAGCACGCCTTCGGGCAGGTCTCGGCAGGCTCCGAGTTCCCGCACGAGGCCCCCGATCTGGCGCCGTTGCCGCGCGTGGTTTCGCGAAAGGCCTGGTACCGCAAGCTGCGTTCGCTTGGGCTCGAGTACGGGCCCCGGTTCCTCGGACTTAGGGACATCACTGCCAACCCCGTAGAGCCAACGCTGCTGACGCACATGACAAACGATATCCGCGACGGAGAGTCGCTCTACGCCATCCACCCCGTGACGCTGGATCTTGTGCCACAAGCAATAGCCCCGGCATTGACCAACGGCCTGACCAGGCGGTTTGACCGGGTGGCCATCCCCACGTACATTGACGAGATGTACATTGGACCCCCGGCAACACCAGACATGGCCATGGAGGTCCGCATCACCGAGGAGCGCAAGAATGCGCGCATTGCAGATGCTGTTGCCGTGTCAGACGGCAAGGTAGTCATCTCGGTGAAGGGCATGCAGGTGTCCGTCATCAGCGACGCCGAGGGCGACGGCGGACAAGACCCCCACGCGGCTGTCGAGCTCGAGTGGAAGGAAGACGTCAACTTGatggacaccaccaccctcatccgCCCGGCAAAGGACCGGCATGACGTCCACCAACTACTCGACAGGTTCTCGGCGCTGTGCATGCTTGACGCCGCCGAGCGGCTGCGGGTCGTCGAACCGTCCAGGCCCCATCTCGCGCACTTTCGACAATGGCTGGACGGCCTTTGCGTTGACATCTTGGGTGGCCGCTACGGATGCTTGTCTTCTCAGCAAAGCGATGTCGACATGTCCCCGGCTCGCCGCAAAGAGACGGTCGACACGCTGTACGCCCAGCTCTTGGACACGGAGGCGCACGCAGCGGCGACGGCCGTCTACCGCATCGCCAGCAACTGCGACTCCATCTTCAGCGGTACCACGGACGAGCTGGCCCTCCTGCTCGAAGACAATGTCCTCCACCAGCTGTACGATTTTATGCAGAATTCGGAGTACTCGGCGTTCCTTGATCTAGTGGCTCACCGGAAGCCCAACCTCAGGGTGCTGGAGATTGGCGCGGGCACCGGTGGGACAACGGCGACCGTCCTGCCCGCTCTCAGGTCTGCTTATGGCGAGCGCATGTACCTGTCGTACACCTACACTGATGTGTCCCCGGGCTTCTTCCCCGCGGCCAAGGAACGCTTCAAGGAGTATGAGGCCCTCCAGTATGCCGTGCTGGATATATCCAAGGACCCTCTGGAACAGGGTTTCGATCCCGAGAGCTTCGACCTTATTATCGCCTGCAAT GTCATGCACGCAACACCAAACATCCACGGGACCCTGTCCAACGTCCGCAAGCTCATCCACCCTCGGGGGAGGCTGTTCCTGCAGGAACTTTCTCCAG AAACCAAATGGATCAACTTCGTCATGGGCGTCCTGCCGGGCTGGTGGCTCGGTTGCGCCGATTCGCGGTTCCCCGAGCCGTACATGGACAGCGCCCGCTGGGACACAGAGCTGCGCGCGGCAGGCTTCGCCGGCGCAGAAGCAGTTGCATACGACGGctacctcaacaacaacatcatcaccacgccTGCCGCAccgcagccaccacccccgaaaCGAGTCACCCTGCTCCATTCGGGAGAGACcgctaccaccaccatagCCGTCATTGCCTCTCTTCGcgcccagctccagctctCCGGCTACCAAATCGACCTGCACACCCTCGACACCCCGTCCCTCCCAGAAAATCAAGACATTCTCGTAGCACTAGACCTCGCCGAAcccttcttccacaacctcacACCGCGCCGGCTTGCCTCCTTCCAGGAGCTGGTGCGGCAGGCGCGCGACCGCGGCTGCGGCGTGCTGTGGCTCACGGGCGCGAGCCAGGTCGGCTGCGTGGACCCGCGCTTTGCGCCCGTGGTCGGCGTGGCGCGCGTGCTGCGCACGGAGACGGGGTTGGATTTTGCGACGCTAGAGTTGGATTGTTTGGGCCAGGTCGATGTTGAGTTTGGGGCCGTGCCGGCTGTGTTGGCCGAGTTTCAGCGCCGggggccggaggaggaggatgtcagGTCTGAGGCGGAGTGGGCGTGcgttggggggagggtgctgatTGGCCGATACCACTTTGTTGATGTCGCAAAGGGGATTACCACGGCGGgtgatggagagggtgggcCCGCGGAAAAGACGGTGCTGAAGCTGGAGCAACATCGTCCTGGACTGGTGAATACGCTATTCTGGGAGCGGAGAGCCGAGACGGCGCTGGGGGAGAATGATGTTCGGGTTGAGGTGCAGGCTGTTGGGCTGAATTTCAAG GATGTCCTCGTCTCGCTGGGGATTGTGGCCGAGCCCTACTCCATCGGGCGCGGCATGGGCTATGAGTGCAGCGGCACCGTGACAGCCGTCGGATCCAGCGTCACCGAGCATCGTGTCGGCGATCGCGTCATTGCCAGCTCGAGCGGGTCGTTTACCACTTCTCTGCAAGTGTCAGAGACGCTGTGTGTCAAGATGCCAGATACCCTGACGTTTGAGGAGGGTGCCTCAATGCTCGCCGTTTATTGTACCGCTATATACTGTCTCCTCGACGTCGGTCGCCTAGCAAGGGGCATG TCGGTGCTTATTCACTCGGCCacgggtggtgttggtatCGCGGCTATTGAAGTTGCCAAGATGATTGGCGCTGAG ATTTACTGCACCGTCGGCAACGAGTCAAAGGCCGAGTACATTGTGGACCGCTTCCACATTCCGCGCCATCACATCTTTAACTCCCGAGATGCGTCTTTCCTTCCCGCACTGCTGCAGGAGACCGGAGGGCGCGGCGTCGACGTTGTCCTCAACTCCCTGGCAGGCGAGCTACTGCACGCGTCCTGGAAGTGCGTAGCCAAGTTTGGCACCTTTGTCGAGATTGGTCGCCGCGATCTTGTCGGTCAAGGGCTGCTGGCCATGGACGTGTTCGAGGCGAACCGGGCATTTGTTGGCTTTGATCTACTACGCTTCTCCACTGAGCGACCCCTGATGATCAAGAG CCTCATGGAACGCGCCCTTGCCTTCTACACGCAAGGACATCTACGCCCCATTTCCCCCCTGACAACCCTGCCCGCCACCGGCATATCCGACGCCATTCGGTTCATGCAGAAGGCTCAGCACATGGGAAAGATCGTGGTCACTATGCCCGAGAATCGCAACGAACTCGTGTCTGAAGCGACCCGCAATCCGATAGTGTTGCGGAACGATGGTGCGTATCTTCTCGTCGGTGGTCTGGGTGGCCTGGGTCGCGCCATCACAACTTGGCTTGCCGAAAAGGGGGCTAGACATTTTGTCTTCCTGTCCCGGTCAGCCGCGTCTGTTTCTGACCATGACCCTTTCGTCCTCGAGCTTGAAGCTCTGGGCTGCACGACCGTAAGGGTATCAGGCGATGTGTCCAACTATGAGGATGTGTTGCTGGCCATCAAGGCAGCGGGAAGGCCGATTGCTGGTGTGCTGCAGGCATCCATGGTCCTCCGG GACAACAGTCTGGTCGATATGTCGTGGGACGACTGGGTGACGGCGTCCCGGCCCAAGATCCAGGGCACATGGAATCTGCACAACGCACTCGCCCGCGAGCAGGCCGAGCCGCTAGACctgttcttcctcttcagTTCCGCTGGCGCCATGAGCGGGCAGTGGGGCCAGGCCAACTACAACGCCGGCAACACCTTCCTCGACGCCTTCGTGCAGTACCGTCACTCGCTCGGGCTGCCGGCCAGCGTGCTCAACATTGGCGTCATCGGGGACGTGGGCTATGTCAGCGAAAACACGGACGTTCTCGACTCACTACGGGCCACATCCCAGTACATCATGGAAGAGCCCGCGCTGCTAGACTGTGTCGAGCTCATGCTCAAGCGGTCGTCGGCCCGAGCGACGACGCCGGCCGCCCCcggcggtgatgatgccATGTACCGCTATGCACAGCCTTCGCAGATGGGTATCGGCATGCGCTCCCTGCTGCCCATCACGGCACCCGCCAACCGCACCGTCTGGCGCAAGGACCCGCGGATGCTGGTGTATCGCAACCTGGAGGACACGGGCGGCGCCGGGTCGGGCGGCGGAGCGTCGTCGTCGGACGAGGAGCTGACGCGGCTGCTGCGGGAGATCAGCTATAACATGACGCTGCTCCGGTCGGCAGATACGGCGGCGCTGATCGCACGCGAGATCAAAAATACGCTCCTCGGCTTCATGATGCGGTCCGAGGACGAGCTGGACCTCGACGGCCCGCTGGCGTCGGTGGGCATTGACTCGCTGATCAGCATCGAGCTCCGGAACTGGATCCGTCGACGGCTTGGGGCCGAGGTTACCGTGCTGGAGATTGTGCGCGCGCCGAGCTTGAGGGAGCTAGGCGTGACGGTGCAAAAGAAACTCGTGGAGAAGTACGAGGCGCGGGTTGGATAG
- a CDS encoding hypothetical protein (COG:S; EggNog:ENOG503PHEW; antiSMASH:Cluster_2) codes for MPQADRPGPGAHDASNRVRSALIGEITGNPSPIFNSGPIRCYEQANNIPSFSNNTWAMDDDSDGHTRWPACHRCHSSKLRCRRAPNQRACNRCIRAQAECSPRPSRRGQQVASTMANLNNAVYPTQGTGSTLPVMDRSMGGTTSSTTPPDNIKALDSSSLGTLDTLDSRMLQTMDSWPRLSGSDISSPINPLLYQDFFHLTEVPTALGGKPQLGGLQNASASEAEGSQASQMDRTMNDSEQALGHRQSRSTGLDARVHELARLNILLVSQQEATAESIHALRASPEAQAYGGRQSDYLNLEETLRIALQLLSILRQSVPAHDPATALLFLSCYSRLAAIFRNVFECLQRILDEGSTISQRPLSRLFPRVQLGSVCLGDGSERLQAQMVLDVSEHVFTDISMKIELRFTENDPTSSGGQGAESQWPSFGMLDEGIRIVPAERSVVTGLVDKLRSALKQY; via the exons ATGCCCCAAGCTGACAGACCGGGCCCTGGGGCCCATG ATGCTAGTAACCGTGTGAGATCCGCCCTTATTGGCGAGATTACCGGAAATCCTTCTCCAATATTCAACTCCGGCCCGATTCGTTGCTACGAGCAAGCAAATAATATCCCGAGCTTCAGCAATAACACATGGGCCAtggacgacgacagcgatgGTCATACCAGGTGGCCTGCCTGCCACCGGTGTCACAGCTCCAAATTGCGCTGCAGGAGGGCTCCCAACCAGAGAGCATGCAACCGGTGCATCCGGGCCCAGGCCGAATGCTCCCCTCGTCCCTCGCGGCGGGGCCAGCAGGTTGCGAGTACGATGGCGAATCTAAACAATGCCGTTTATCCAACCCAAGGGACGGGCTCCACTCTGCCAGTCATGGATCGAAGCATGGGCGGCACTAccagctcaacaacaccgcctGATAATATCAAGGCATTGGACTCGTCCAGTCTTGGCACTCTCGATACACTCGACTCACGTATGCTCCAGACCATGGACTCGTGGCCACGGCTGAGCGGATCTGACATTTCCTCCCCTATCAATCCGCTATTGTACCAAGATTTCTTCCATCTCACAGAGGTGCCGACGGCATTGGGCGGCAAGCCTCAGCTTGGTGGGCTCCAGAATGCCTCGGCGAGTGAAGCAGAGGGGAGCCAGGCGAGCCAAATGGACCGCACAATGAACGATAGCGAACAAGCACTTGGGCACCGACAAAGCCGGTCAACCGGCCTGGATGCTCGGGTCCACGAGCTCGCCCGCCTCAACATTCTTCTGGTGAGCCAGCAGGAAGCAACGGCAGAGTCCATCCACGCACTGCGGGCGTCGCCAGAAGCCCAGGCGTATGGCGGCCGCCAGAGCGATTACTTGAACTTGGAGGAAACGCTGCGGATAGCGCTCCAGCTGCTTAGTATCCTCCGCCAGTCGGTGCCGGCCCATGATCCGGCGACGGCCCTGCTCTTCCTCTCGTGCTATTCGCGCCTGGCAGCCATCTTCCGCAACGTGTTCGAGTGCCTCCAGCGGATTCTCGACGAGGGCAGCACCATCTCGCAGAGGCCGCTGTCGCGCCTGTTCCCCCGCGTGCAGCTGGGGTCAGTCTGTCTCGGCGACGGGAGTGAGCGGCTGCAGGCCCAGATGGTGCTCGATGTTTCCGAGCATGTCTTTACCGACATCTCGATGAAGATTGAACTAAGATTCACCGAGAACGACCCCACTTCTTCTGGGGGACAGGGGGCAGAGTCTCAGTGGCCCAGCTTTGGCATGTTGGATGAAGGTATTCGCATTGTGCCCGCGGAGCGCTCGGTGGTGACGGGACTTGTAGACAAGCTTAGAAGCGCATTGAAGCAATATTAG